GACCGCCCTGACCCCCCAGAACCTGATGTTCGCCGTCATCGGCGTGCTGCTCGGCACCGCCGTGGGCGTGCTGCCCGGCATCGGGCCCGCGATGACCGTCGCCCTGCTCCTGCCGGTGACCTACAGCGTCGCGCCGGAGAGCGCGCTCATCATGTTCGCCGGCATCTACTACGGCGGCATGTACGGCGGCTCGACCACCTCGATCCTGCTCAACACCCCCGGGGAGTCGTCGTCGGTCGTGACCGCGATCGAGGGCAACAAGATGGCCAAGGCCGGTCGCGCCTCCCAGGCGCTGGCCACGGCCGCGATCGGCTCCTTCGTCGCCGGCACCATCGGCACGATCCTGCTGGTCCTGCTAGCCCCCACCGTCGCCGACCAGGTCGTCAAGCTCGGCGCCCCGTCGTACTTCGCGATCATGGTGCTGGCCCTCTTCGCCGTCACCGCGGTGCTCGGCACCTCCAAGCTGCGCGGGTTCGTGTCGCTCTCCCTGGGGCTGGCGATCGGGCTGGTCGGCACGATGTCCGGCCCGGCCCGCCTCACGCTGGGGTCGCCCCAGCTCGCCGACGGCATCGACGTCGTGGTGGTCGCCGTGGCGATCTTCGCGATCGGCGAGGCGCTGTGGGTCGCGGCCCACCTGCGCCGCAAGCCGCTCGAGGTCATCCCCGTGGGCCAGCCCTGGATGAGCAAGGCCGACTGGGGCCGGTCGTGGAAGCCGTGGCTGCGCGGCACGGCGTTCGGCTTCCCGTTCGGAGCCCTGCCGGCCGGTGGCGCCGAGGTGCCGACGTTCCTGTCCTACATCACCGAGAAGAAGCTCTCCAAGCACCCCGAGGAGTTCGGCAAGGGCGCCATCGAGGGCGTCGCCGGCCCCGAGGCCGCCAACAACGCCTCGGCCGCCGGCACCCTGGTCCCGCTGCTCGCCATCGGCCTGCCGACCACCGCGACCGCCGCGGTGATCCTGGTCGCCATCCGCAGCTACGGCATCCAGCCCGGACCCCAGCTCTTCGACACCGAGCCGGCCCTGGTCTGGGCCCTGCTGGCCAGCCTGTTCGTGGCCAACCTGCTGCTGCTGGTCCTCAACCTGCCCCTCGCCCCGGTCTGGGCCAAGCTGCTGCAGATCCCGCGCCCCTACCTCTACGCCGGCATCCTCTTCTTCGCCTCGCTCGGCGCCTACAGCGTCAACTTCTCCGCCTTCGACCTCGGCCTGCTGCTGGTGATCGGCCTGCTGGGCCTGGCCATGCGGCGCTTCGGGCTGCCGGTGCTGCCGCTGATCATCGGGGTCATCCTGTGCCCGCGGATCGAGGAGCAGCTGACCACCGCGCTCAACATCTCCCAGGGCGACGTCAGCACCCTGTGGAGCGAGCCGGTCGCGATCGGCGTCTACATCGTGATGGCCCTGCTGCTGCTCGCCATGGCGATCAGCGCCCGACGCAAGACCGAGCCCGCGTTCCCCGCGCGGGCCGACTCCTACGACAGTGCGGACTTCTGACATGACGATCGTGGTGGGCTACAGCCCCGACGCCTACGGCCGTGCGGCCCTCGACCACGCGGCCGCCGAGGCCACCGAGAGGCGCGAGCGGCTCGTGGTGGTCAACGCGACCGCCGGGCAGAGCCTGGTCGACAAGGGCTACGCCCACGACGACGACATCGCTTCGCTCACTGCCCGGCTCGAGGCCGACGGTCTCGACCACGCCGTGATCCACGAGGTGGTGGCCGACGTGGCCGACGCCGTGCTGGCCGCCGCGACCTCGGAGCAGGCGCGCCTGATCGTGGTCGGCGTACGCCGGCGCACGCCGGTCGGCAAGCTGCTCCTGGGCAGCGTGGCGCAGCGGGTGATCCTCGAGGCGGCGTGCCCGGTGCTGGCGGTCAAGCCGCCGAGCTGATCAGCCCGCGACTCAGCCCCGCGACAGCGCGTCGACGAGGGTCTCCTGGAGACCGCCGACCCACTGGTAGATGTCGTGGGCCTGGGCCCGCGGGTCCTCGTCGGGCAGCGACCACCAGTAGTCCTCGTCGTCGTCCTCGACCCCGAGCCGGGTGGCCAGGGCGAGGCGGACGTCGTTGAAGGACCGCAGCCAGGTCATCGCCTCGGGCTCGTCGAGCTCGACGTCGATCATCAGCCCGTCCTCCTCGAGCAGCGGCGGGAGGCCGGCCTCCTCGAGGGTGTCGATCACGGTGGAGGCCGCCTGCGCCTTGCCGTCGCGCAGGGCGCCCTCGGTGAAGCGCCGGAACTCCGAGGCGGCCTCGTCGTCGTCGGCGTACGCCGAGGGGAACAGCCGGGCGAGCACGGGGTCCTCGGGCGGCGCGGTGGGGCCGGAGAAGTCCATCAGCGCCTCGAACGGGTCGCGGTCGTCGACGGTCGCCGACTCGTTGCGCAGCAGCTCGACGAGCTGACCCGTCAACGAGCGCAGCAGGTCGGCCTCGAACCCGGTGAAGGTCGCGATGACCCTCCCGCTGCGTCGGTGCCGCGTGAAGCCACCCATGCGCTTGCGCCTCATTCCGACTTCGACAACGTGGCCCACAGGCCGTACTCGTGCATGGCCTGGACGTCGCGCTCCATCTCCTCGCGGGTGCCCGTGGACACCACGCTGCGACCGTCCTCGTGGACCTCCATCATCAGCTTCTCGGCCTTCTTCTTGTCGTAGCCGAAGTGCTTCTGGAAGACGAACGTCACGTAGGACATCAGGTTGACCGGGTCGTTCCACACGATGGTGACCCAGGGGGTCGACAGGACGGTCAGGTCGTCGTGCTCCGGGACCTGCTCGAGCCCTGGATCGACCTCGACAGGACTAGCGGTGGACACGTCTTCATGGTGGCACACTTGCGCTCGTGCCCGACGCCACCTCACCTCCCGCCCTCGCCGACCCTGCCGCCCACGTCCGCGTCGACGAGGCCGACGGCGTGCTCACGCTGACGATGGACCGCCCGGAGGTGCTCAACGCCATGAGCGCCGAGATGAGCCTGGCCCTGGCCGAGCAGCTCGAGCGCGCCCACACCGACGACGCGGTGCGGGTGGTCGTGCTGACCGGCGCCGGTGACGCGTTCGGCACCGGCGCCGACATCGGTGGCCTCGACGCCCACGAGCGCTTCGACGTGCGCGCGATGGACGTGACGAGCCGGATGGTCCGCGCGATCGTCGGCTGCGACAAGCCCGTGCTGGCCGCCGTCAACGGCATCGCGGCGGGCGTCTCGTGCTCGCTCGCCCTGGCCTGCGACGTGATCGTGGCCCGGGAGTCGGCAGCGTTCCTGCTGCCGTTCGCCCGGATCGGGTTCATGGTCGACGGCGGCGCCTCGGCCACCGTCGCGGCCGCCGTGGGGCGCGCCCGCGCCATGCGGATGGGCCTGCTGGCCGAGCCGCTGGCCGCCCAGGAGGCCTACGACGCCGGCCTGGTCACGCACCTCGCCGCCGCCCCGGACGCCGACGGGGCGTCGTACGACGATCTCGTCGCGACCCTCACCCGCCGCCTCGCGGCCGGCGCGCCGCTGGCCCAGGCCGCGACCAAGCGCGCGATCAACGCCGCCACCCTGGCCCACCTCGACACCGCCCTCGACCGCGAGCGCACCGGCCAGACGTTCCTGATGCGCACCGACGACGTCGCCGAGGGCATGCGCGCCTTCTCCGAGCGCCGCAAGGCCGTCTTCCGGGGCGAGTAGTACGGCGGCGCCCGCCCGCCCGCCCGTTACCTGCTTGACAGTGCTCGGCGGCCGGAGACACGCTGGCCCGGCCCTGCGGCACGCACCCAGGGCGACCAGAACCAGGACGACCAGGAGACCGGCCATGACCTGGCGTCACTCGCTCGCCCCGCTGCGCGAGCGCAACTTCCGCTTCTACTTCGCCTCCCGCTTCGTCAACACCGCCGGCAACGCGATGGCCTCGGTGGCGCTGGCGTTCGCGGTGCTCGAGGTCACCGACGACGACCCGGCCGCCCTGGGGTTCGTGCTGGCGGCCCACACGATCCCGATGGTCGTGCTGCTGCTGTGGGGCGGCGTGCTCGCCGACCGCTTCCCGCGGGCGGTGGTGCTGCAGGTCTCCAACCTCACCTCCGCCGCCGCGCAGGGCGCGATCGCCTTCCTCGTCATCACGGGCACCGCCGAGCTGTGGATGCTGATCGCGCTCAGCGCCGTCCACGGCGTCGTCTCCGCCGCCGGGCTCCCGGCGATGGCCGGCATCATGCCGTCGCTCGTGCCCCGCGAGGAGCTGCAGCGCGCCAACGCCCTGATGTCGCTGGTGCGCTCGGGCCTGGTGATCATCGGCCCCACGATCAGCGCCCTGCTCGTCGTCGGCGCCGGCGCCGGCTGGGCGCTCGCGGTCGACGCCGTCATGTGGGTCGCCAGCGCGGTCTTCCTCGGGTTCGTCGACCTGCCCGCGCGCGAGCGCAAGGACGACGCGGCCAGCACCTGGACCGAGCTGCGCGAGGGCTGGACGTTCTTCCGCTCCACGCAGTGGCTCTGGGTCGTCGTCCTGGGCTTCGGCGTCCTCAACGCCATCCACGCCGGGCCCTGGTACACGCTCGGCCCCCTCCACGCCAAGGACACGATCGGCGAGGAGGGCTGGGGCGTCGTGCTCTCGGCCGAGGCCGTCGGGCTGCTGGCGATGACCCTGGTCATGCTGCGGATCCCCCTGCAACGCCCGCTGCTGTGGGGCATGCTCGGCATCTCGCTGCTCGGCGTACCGATCTTCCTGCTGGGCGCCGACCCGACGCTCGTCGTGCTCGTCGTGGCCGCCTTCGTCGCGGGCGCCGGCACCGAGGTCTTCGGCATGGGCTGGAACCTCGCCATGCAGGAGAACGTCCCCGACGAGATGCTCTCGCGGGTCTACTCCTACGACATGCTCGGCTCGTTCGTCGCGATGCCGATCGGGCAGATCGCCGTCGGTCCGCTGGCCATCGCGTTCGGCTATGGCGAGGTGCTGATGGTGAGCGGTGCTCTCTATGTCGTGACGTGCCTGCTGGTGCTGCTCTCCCCCGCCGTACGCCGGCTGCCGCGGGTCACGACAACCACTTCGGAACCAGCGCCCGCAGCACCGTGACGTTGCGGTTGGTCGTGACGCCGATCCGCTTCTCGATCGGCTTGAGCAGCGTCGCGTCGAGGAAGCCGCCGTCGATCAGCAGGTGCACCGCCCGCTCGGACAGCCCCACCCGCTCGTGCTCGGTCGTCAGTGCCTCGAGCTCCTCGCGGAGCGACGCGGACGGCGCCTCCTTGAGCAGCCACACGTAGTGCTTGCCGTCGTGTCCGTCGCCGAGGCGGTCGGCGTCGTCGACGACCGCGCGCAGCTCGTCGGCCGGGTAGACCATCGTCGGCACCTCGAACCCACGGTCCTCCCGGTAGGCCGTCTCGAGCGCCGCCTCGATCCGCGCCCGCGACCGCATCCGTGTCTCGAGCCGCACGTTGCCGGTGTTGATGTGGGTCGCGACGCCGTCGAACCCGGCCCCCTCGGTCGCCGCCACGATGGCGTCCTTCGGGAACTTCCGCGTGGCGCCGAGGTTGATCGCGCGCAGGAAGGCGACGTAGGTCGCCATCAGGCGCCCTCCTTGAGAAACCGGTCGAACCACGCGACGACCCGCCGCTGCAGGTCGACCTGGTGCCGCCTCTCGCGGACCAGGTGACCCTCGCGTGGATAGGTGACCATCTCGAGCGGCGCGTCCTGACCCCTCAGCGCCCGCCGGAACGCGACCGCCTGGCTGTGCGGCACCCGGACGTCGTCGGCCCCGTGCAGGATCAGCAGCGGGGTACGACGCCGCGCGGCGTGGGAGATCGGCGAGCCGACCGCGGCGCGGTGGGGCCCCGGACCGTCCCACGGCGTACCTCCGCCCAGGACGGCCTCGATGTCGGGGATGTCGCTGGTCTCCGCCATCAACAACCAGTCGCTGACGCCCGCACCCATGACGCCCGCCTTGAACCGGTCGGTCGCGGTGACCGCCCACGCCGTCATGAACCCGCCCTGGCTCCACCCGCCGATCCCGAGGCGGTCGGGGTCGGCGACACCCGCGGCGACGGCCGCGTCGGTCACGGCCAGCACGTCGTCCCACTCGACAGAGCCCATGGTGCCGCGGGCGGCCGCCGCGAACTCGTGACCGCGACCGGCGCTGCCGCGGTAGTTGGGCATCACGACGGCGTACCCCCGCGTCGCGAGCAGCTGACCCCAGTCGAGCGGGTGCACGTGCGCCTCGAGGGTGTCGCGGCCGTAGGGGCCGCCGTGCACGAGGACGACCGTCGGCCACGGCCCGGCGCCCGCGCCGCTGGACGGCGCCGGCCGGATCAGCACGGCGTCGAGGTGGGTGCCGTCCGGGGCGGTGGCGGCGAGCGCCTCCGGCACGCCGAGCTCGACGTCGGGCAGGTCGGCGCCGTGGTCGACGACGTCGCGCAGGTCGTCGGGCGGCCCGGCCAGGACCCGCACCGGCAGACCCGCGTCGAACAGCACGACCGCCAGCACCGGCCCGGCCCCCGTGGTCGCGAACGACAGCCCGAGCGGCTGCCCTGGCAGCTCGGCCGCCAGGGTCCGCTCCCCCGTCGCGACCTCGACCCACTCCAGTCGGTCGTCGAGACCGTCGGCGATCGCGACCAGCGCACGGGTCCCGTCGGTCGCCATCCCGGCCGTGCACCTCGGCTCCTCGCGTCCGGTGCCCACGACCCGCGGCTCGGCCCCCGCCGCCGGGACCGACCACGCGGTCGAGCCGGTCTGCACCCCGAGGTCGTGGTCGGCCAGGAAGACCAGCTCGTCGCCGACCCAGCCCAGCCCGCGGGCGTACGGCGCCGCGCAGACCGTCGACGCCTCCCCCGTGATCGGGACCACGACGACGTGTCGAGATCCCCAGTCCTCGTTGGTCGGAGCGTCGTCCGCGAGCACCGCGATGCGGGTGCCGTCGGGAGACCAGGCCAGCTCGACGAGGTGTCGGTCGAGGTCGTCGAGCCGCGTCGGCTCGGCACGGTCGCCGTCCACCTCCACCAGCCACAGGTGCAGGCGCTGCCACCTCTCACCATGGACCTCGGCGTCGTCCTTGTCCTTCTCCCGCCGCTCGTCCTCGTCGTCGGGCTCGTCGGGCGCCAGGAACGCGAGCCGGCCGCCGTCGGGCGACCACGCGACGGCGGCGACGTCCCGCTTGCGCACGACGACCGGCCGCGCCTCGCCACCGGCGACATCGAGCACGTAGACGCCGTGGGTGCCCCGCTCCTTGCGGTCGGAGAGGAACGCGAGCCGCGAGCCGTCGGGCGACCAGCGCGGCGACGAGTCGTGGTTGCCGAACGTCCACTGCCGTCCGGGGTCGCCACCGACGTCGGCCACCCACAGCCCCGCCTCGGGGTGCTCACCGTCCATGCCGAACGTGGTCACGGTCCACGCCACCCGACGCCCGTCGGGCGAGACCTGCGGGTCGAGCGGGAAGAGCAGCGAGGAGACGAGCTCGGGATCGATGCCGGACATGGTCGCGACGCTATCCGCTCAGGCGCGGCGTCGAGGAGCACCTGACCACCTGCGTGCCGGCGACCTTGTCGTGCAGCGCCTGCCGGTTGCGGTCCCACAGCGGCCACCCGTGGTCGAGCACCGCCAGCACGGCCACGACGACGAGCGCCACCGGGTGGTAGGCGAGCCGCGCCGGCCCGAACTGGGCGAACCACCGCAGCGCGGCCGTACCGAACGACAGGGGGCCCGGATCCGCGCGACGTCGCACGCGCAGGCCGGTCAGGAGCTTGCCCGGGGTGGCCTGCTTCCACAGCAGGAACCCGACGACGTAGGCGAAGTGGACGGCGGCCCCCACCACGGCGAGCGAGACGGCACCCCACGTCGAGAGCTCGACGACGGGCTCGTCGCGGGCTCCGTCGACACCGTCGAACCAGGCCCCGATCACGTCGAGGCCCCAGAGGCGGGCGACCGGCGCCCAGAGCAGGAAGACCAGCAGCCAGTCGACCACGAGAGCCGCACCACGGCGTCCCCAGCGGGCGAGCGGCTCGCCGTCCTGGGTGGTCGAGGCGACCCGCGGCTCCGGAGCCACCGGATCCGGCCAGCGACCACCGCCCTCCGGCCGCCCGTCCCACTCCTCGCCGTCCCAGTACCGCTGCTTGGTCAGGCCGGCCGGGTCGTCGTACCAGCCGGGGAACGCTGTGGTCATGGGTGCTCAGGACCGCCGGTGCATCACGACGCTGGTCTTGGCGGCCTTGTCGTGCAGGGCCTGCTTCTCGCTGTCCCACAGCGGCCACAGCGAGTCCAGGAGGTACCACAGGCTCGTCGCGGTGCCGACGAGCGGGACGAACCCCAGCGACGACGGGCCGTACTGCACCAGCCAGCGCAGCAGGATCGCCTTGAGGGGCAGCCGGCCGGGCGTCTCGCGCAGGCGCACCCGGGTGCCCATCGCGAGCTTGCCGAGGGTGGCCTGCTTCCAGGCCAGGAAGCCGACGACGTAGACGAAGTTGAGGGCCACGCCGATCAGCGCGATCACGACCAGGTCGCCGAAGAGGTCGCCCTGCAGGTCGGTCGCGCTGGGCGGCGTCGACCCCGACTCCGAGGCGTCGATCGACTCACGGATGAAGTGGCCGTACTCGGAGAAGACGTGGCTCCACCACGACCAGCCGACCACGATGCTGACCGGGATCAGCACGACCCCGTCGATGACCGAGGCGGCCACCCGGCGCCACCAGCCGGCGAGCTGCTGGCCGTCGGGGGTGGTGGGCGGGCCGGCGTACTGCTGGCCGTACTGCTGCCCGTGCTGCTGGCCGGCTGCGCCGTACGCCGCCGCGCTCGGCCCGAGCGGGGCGACCTGGTCGGTCCAGCTGGTGCCGTCCCAGAAGCGCTGCTGGCCGGGCACGTGCGGGTCGGGGTGCCACCCCGCCGGGGTCTGCGTCATGGGCGGATGGTGTCACGCGCTCGGGGCGGGCCCGAGCGCCAGGTGTCACAGGTTGCCGCGGGCGTCCTGCTCGCGCTCGATGGCCTCGAACAGCGCCTTGAAGTTGCCCTTGCCGAAGCCCAGCGAGCCGTGCCGCTCGATGAACTCGTAGAACACCGTCGGCCGGTCGCCCATGGGCTTGGTGAAGATCTGGAGCAGGTAGCCGTCCTCGTCGCGGTCGACGAGGATCTTGCGCTTCTTGAGCTCCTCGATCGGCACCCGCACCTCGCCGATCCGGGCGCGCAGCTCGGGGTCGTCGTAGTAGGAGTCGGGGGTGTCGAGGAACTCGATGCCGTTGGCGCGCAGGATGTCGACGCTGCGCAGGATGTCGTTGGTGGCCAGGGCGATGTGCTGGCAGCCGGCGCCGTCGTAGAACTCGAGGTACTCGTCGATCTGCGACTTCTTCTTGGCGATCGCCGGCTCGTTGAGCGGGAACTTCACCCGGTGGTTGCCGCTCGCGACGACCTTGCTCATCAGCGCGGAGTAGTCGGTGGCGATGTCGTCGCCGATGAACTCGGCCATGTTGGTGAAGCCCATGACCTTGTTGTAGAAGGTCACCCACTCGTCCATCCGGCCGAGCTCGACGTTGCCGACGCAGTGGTCGACGGCCTGGAACAGCCGCTTCGGGTGACCGGCCTGGCGGGTCACGGTGGTCGAGCGGGCGGCGTAGCCGGGCAGGTAGGGGCCGGAGTAGCGGCTGCGGTCGATCAGCGTGTGGCGGGTCTCGCCGTACGTCGCGATGGCGGCCATGCGGACCGTGCCGTGCTCGTCGGTCACGTCGTGCGGCTCGACGAGGATGGTGGCGCCGACGGTGCGGGCGTGGTCGATGCACTTGTCGACGTCGGGCACCTCGAGCGCGAGGTCGACGACGCCGTCGCCGTGCTTGCGGTGGTGGTCGTGCAGGGGGCTGTCGGGCAGCACGCCGCCGGTGAAGACGAAGCGGGCGCTGCCGCTGCGCAGCACGTAGGACTTCGAGTCGCGTACGCCGGTCTCGGGGCCGCGGTAGGCCTCGAGCTCCATGCCGAGCGCCAGCTGGTAGAAGGTCGCGGTCTGGGTCGCGTTGCCGACCACGAAGCAGACGGCGTCCATCGCGGTCACCGGGAACGGGTCGCGGCTGGCGTCGTACTCGACGAGGCCGACGAGCTCCTTGAGCTGCTCGAGGGTGAGGTCCGCGCGAAGCTCGTCCGGGGTCAGCGTCATGGCTCGATCGTCGTGCCGGGACGACAAGGTGTGCAACAGTACGCCGACACGTTGAGCACTATGTACAGTCGAGAGGCCGCTCATGGACGACCTGGACCGCACCCTGATCAGTCTGTACGCCGCCGAGCCCCGCGTCGGGGTGCTCGAGGCGTCACGGCGTCTCGGGGTGGCGCGCGGCACCGTGCAGGCCCGCCTGGACCGGCTCGTCTCGTCCGGGGTCGTCACGGGCTGGGGGCCGGACCTGTCACCGGAGGCCCTGGGCTACCCGGTGACGGCGTTCCTGACCCTCGAGATCAGCCAGTCGGCCGGCCACGAGTCGGTGGCCCTCCATCTGGCCGCCATCCCTGAAGTGCTCGAGGCCCACACCATCACCGGCGTCGGCGACCTGTGGTGCCGCGTCGTCTCGCGCTCCAACGCCGACCTGCAGCGCGTCATCGACCGCGTCGTCGCCGTCGACGGCGTCCAGCGCGCCTCCACCGTGATGGCGCTCGCCGAGCAGGTGCCCTACCGCGTGCTGCCGCTCCTCGAAGCCACCTGACCCCACGCGTCGATCCAGGATCTCGACAAGCTCGATCACCGACGGCGAGCGCCACCCTCGTCGGTCGAGCTTGTCGAGACCCCCACACTTGCTCACGTGGACGCGCTCACCGAGACCTGGGACCGCGCGACCGCCGTACAGCCCCTGCCCGAGCCGTGGGTCGTGCTGGCCACCGGGGCCGTCGCGCTGGTCCTCGTGCTGGGCTCGGCCACCTGGCGGCGCGTCCGCCTCGGCGTCACCGTCGTCCACGAGGCCGGCCACGCAGTCGTCGCCGTCCTCGTCGGCCGTCGCCTGCAGGGCATCCGGCTGCACGCCGACACCTCGGGCGTGACCGTCTCGCGCGGGCGCCCCACCGGCCCAGGCATGGTGGCGACCCTCGCGGCCGGCTACCTCGCCCCGGCGGCGGTGGGCGTGGGTGCGGCCCTGCTGCTGGCGAGCGGTCGCGGCGTGCTGATGCTGTGGCTGATCCTGCTGCTGCTCGTGGCGCTGCTGGTCTGGGTGCGCAACTGGTACGGCGCCCTGACCCTCGTCGTCATCGGCGCGGGCATCGGCCTGCTCACCTGGTACGCCGAGCCGGAGGTCCAGGCGGTCGTCGCCTACCTGGTCGCGTGGCTGCTGCTGCTCGCAGCACCGCGACCGGTGCTCGAGCTGCTCACCGCCGGCAAGCGGCGCAGCCGCACCTCCGACCCCGACCAGCTCGCCCGGCTCACCCACCTGCCCGCGCCGGTGTGGTGCGTGCTGATGCTGCTCGCCAACCTCGCGGGGCTGCTCGTCGGCGCCCTCACGCTGGCGCCCGACCTGCTGGCCCGCGCCTGAGCGACCCTGACGGCCGCCTGTGCGATCTCACACGTCCATACCAGCAAGGAACTCGCGCAGGTAGGGCAATGCGTACGCGATCCGGCCCCGGCCCTCGGGTCGGATCATCCCGGCGACGAGAAGGCGCTGCCGGTAGCGCGAAGCCCACGCGTGATCGACCCCGAGGCGGTCGATGACGTCGGCGATCTGTGACACGCGGCCGTCGGGCACCATCGCGAGGAGGAAGTCGCGGTCCTTCGCCGACAGGTCGGCGACGGCAGGGCGGTGCACCT
The Nocardioides plantarum genome window above contains:
- a CDS encoding tripartite tricarboxylate transporter permease, translated to MDLLLEGFQTALTPQNLMFAVIGVLLGTAVGVLPGIGPAMTVALLLPVTYSVAPESALIMFAGIYYGGMYGGSTTSILLNTPGESSSVVTAIEGNKMAKAGRASQALATAAIGSFVAGTIGTILLVLLAPTVADQVVKLGAPSYFAIMVLALFAVTAVLGTSKLRGFVSLSLGLAIGLVGTMSGPARLTLGSPQLADGIDVVVVAVAIFAIGEALWVAAHLRRKPLEVIPVGQPWMSKADWGRSWKPWLRGTAFGFPFGALPAGGAEVPTFLSYITEKKLSKHPEEFGKGAIEGVAGPEAANNASAAGTLVPLLAIGLPTTATAAVILVAIRSYGIQPGPQLFDTEPALVWALLASLFVANLLLLVLNLPLAPVWAKLLQIPRPYLYAGILFFASLGAYSVNFSAFDLGLLLVIGLLGLAMRRFGLPVLPLIIGVILCPRIEEQLTTALNISQGDVSTLWSEPVAIGVYIVMALLLLAMAISARRKTEPAFPARADSYDSADF
- a CDS encoding universal stress protein; this encodes MTIVVGYSPDAYGRAALDHAAAEATERRERLVVVNATAGQSLVDKGYAHDDDIASLTARLEADGLDHAVIHEVVADVADAVLAAATSEQARLIVVGVRRRTPVGKLLLGSVAQRVILEAACPVLAVKPPS
- a CDS encoding DUF2017 domain-containing protein, giving the protein MGGFTRHRRSGRVIATFTGFEADLLRSLTGQLVELLRNESATVDDRDPFEALMDFSGPTAPPEDPVLARLFPSAYADDDEAASEFRRFTEGALRDGKAQAASTVIDTLEEAGLPPLLEEDGLMIDVELDEPEAMTWLRSFNDVRLALATRLGVEDDDEDYWWSLPDEDPRAQAHDIYQWVGGLQETLVDALSRG
- the clpS gene encoding ATP-dependent Clp protease adapter ClpS is translated as MSTASPVEVDPGLEQVPEHDDLTVLSTPWVTIVWNDPVNLMSYVTFVFQKHFGYDKKKAEKLMMEVHEDGRSVVSTGTREEMERDVQAMHEYGLWATLSKSE
- a CDS encoding enoyl-CoA hydratase-related protein, with translation MPDATSPPALADPAAHVRVDEADGVLTLTMDRPEVLNAMSAEMSLALAEQLERAHTDDAVRVVVLTGAGDAFGTGADIGGLDAHERFDVRAMDVTSRMVRAIVGCDKPVLAAVNGIAAGVSCSLALACDVIVARESAAFLLPFARIGFMVDGGASATVAAAVGRARAMRMGLLAEPLAAQEAYDAGLVTHLAAAPDADGASYDDLVATLTRRLAAGAPLAQAATKRAINAATLAHLDTALDRERTGQTFLMRTDDVAEGMRAFSERRKAVFRGE
- a CDS encoding MFS transporter — protein: MTWRHSLAPLRERNFRFYFASRFVNTAGNAMASVALAFAVLEVTDDDPAALGFVLAAHTIPMVVLLLWGGVLADRFPRAVVLQVSNLTSAAAQGAIAFLVITGTAELWMLIALSAVHGVVSAAGLPAMAGIMPSLVPREELQRANALMSLVRSGLVIIGPTISALLVVGAGAGWALAVDAVMWVASAVFLGFVDLPARERKDDAASTWTELREGWTFFRSTQWLWVVVLGFGVLNAIHAGPWYTLGPLHAKDTIGEEGWGVVLSAEAVGLLAMTLVMLRIPLQRPLLWGMLGISLLGVPIFLLGADPTLVVLVVAAFVAGAGTEVFGMGWNLAMQENVPDEMLSRVYSYDMLGSFVAMPIGQIAVGPLAIAFGYGEVLMVSGALYVVTCLLVLLSPAVRRLPRVTTTTSEPAPAAP
- a CDS encoding DUF1697 domain-containing protein, with the protein product MATYVAFLRAINLGATRKFPKDAIVAATEGAGFDGVATHINTGNVRLETRMRSRARIEAALETAYREDRGFEVPTMVYPADELRAVVDDADRLGDGHDGKHYVWLLKEAPSASLREELEALTTEHERVGLSERAVHLLIDGGFLDATLLKPIEKRIGVTTNRNVTVLRALVPKWLS
- a CDS encoding S9 family peptidase, whose protein sequence is MSGIDPELVSSLLFPLDPQVSPDGRRVAWTVTTFGMDGEHPEAGLWVADVGGDPGRQWTFGNHDSSPRWSPDGSRLAFLSDRKERGTHGVYVLDVAGGEARPVVVRKRDVAAVAWSPDGGRLAFLAPDEPDDEDERREKDKDDAEVHGERWQRLHLWLVEVDGDRAEPTRLDDLDRHLVELAWSPDGTRIAVLADDAPTNEDWGSRHVVVVPITGEASTVCAAPYARGLGWVGDELVFLADHDLGVQTGSTAWSVPAAGAEPRVVGTGREEPRCTAGMATDGTRALVAIADGLDDRLEWVEVATGERTLAAELPGQPLGLSFATTGAGPVLAVVLFDAGLPVRVLAGPPDDLRDVVDHGADLPDVELGVPEALAATAPDGTHLDAVLIRPAPSSGAGAGPWPTVVLVHGGPYGRDTLEAHVHPLDWGQLLATRGYAVVMPNYRGSAGRGHEFAAAARGTMGSVEWDDVLAVTDAAVAAGVADPDRLGIGGWSQGGFMTAWAVTATDRFKAGVMGAGVSDWLLMAETSDIPDIEAVLGGGTPWDGPGPHRAAVGSPISHAARRRTPLLILHGADDVRVPHSQAVAFRRALRGQDAPLEMVTYPREGHLVRERRHQVDLQRRVVAWFDRFLKEGA
- a CDS encoding RDD family protein — encoded protein: MTTAFPGWYDDPAGLTKQRYWDGEEWDGRPEGGGRWPDPVAPEPRVASTTQDGEPLARWGRRGAALVVDWLLVFLLWAPVARLWGLDVIGAWFDGVDGARDEPVVELSTWGAVSLAVVGAAVHFAYVVGFLLWKQATPGKLLTGLRVRRRADPGPLSFGTAALRWFAQFGPARLAYHPVALVVVAVLAVLDHGWPLWDRNRQALHDKVAGTQVVRCSSTPRLSG
- a CDS encoding RDD family protein, giving the protein MTQTPAGWHPDPHVPGQQRFWDGTSWTDQVAPLGPSAAAYGAAGQQHGQQYGQQYAGPPTTPDGQQLAGWWRRVAASVIDGVVLIPVSIVVGWSWWSHVFSEYGHFIRESIDASESGSTPPSATDLQGDLFGDLVVIALIGVALNFVYVVGFLAWKQATLGKLAMGTRVRLRETPGRLPLKAILLRWLVQYGPSSLGFVPLVGTATSLWYLLDSLWPLWDSEKQALHDKAAKTSVVMHRRS
- the hppD gene encoding 4-hydroxyphenylpyruvate dioxygenase — its product is MTLTPDELRADLTLEQLKELVGLVEYDASRDPFPVTAMDAVCFVVGNATQTATFYQLALGMELEAYRGPETGVRDSKSYVLRSGSARFVFTGGVLPDSPLHDHHRKHGDGVVDLALEVPDVDKCIDHARTVGATILVEPHDVTDEHGTVRMAAIATYGETRHTLIDRSRYSGPYLPGYAARSTTVTRQAGHPKRLFQAVDHCVGNVELGRMDEWVTFYNKVMGFTNMAEFIGDDIATDYSALMSKVVASGNHRVKFPLNEPAIAKKKSQIDEYLEFYDGAGCQHIALATNDILRSVDILRANGIEFLDTPDSYYDDPELRARIGEVRVPIEELKKRKILVDRDEDGYLLQIFTKPMGDRPTVFYEFIERHGSLGFGKGNFKALFEAIEREQDARGNL
- a CDS encoding Lrp/AsnC family transcriptional regulator; this encodes MDDLDRTLISLYAAEPRVGVLEASRRLGVARGTVQARLDRLVSSGVVTGWGPDLSPEALGYPVTAFLTLEISQSAGHESVALHLAAIPEVLEAHTITGVGDLWCRVVSRSNADLQRVIDRVVAVDGVQRASTVMALAEQVPYRVLPLLEAT